AGGAGATACTGGAGGTGCTCCTGGTCATTCAGGATTTCGATCCCCCCGGCGTTGGAGCCAGAAACTTGCAGGAATGTCTTTTAATTCAGCTGAAAAGAAAAAAAGAAGAGCATCCCGAGTCACCTGCATTACAGCATGCTGCCTTCATTCTCGAAAGATATTTTAACGAGTTTACAAAGCGGCATTATGATAAGATCATTCATAAGGCCCGAATAACCGAAGAAGAGCTGAAAGGCGCCATTGAAGAGATCCTGAAATTAAATCCCAAACCTGGCGATTCTCTCATTGAAGTATCCAGAAGCAACTTCTATATTATTCCTGACTTTATTATCCAGAATAAGGACGGAGGGCTCGAACTCATTCTTAACTCAAAGAATGTTCCTGAATTGCGTTTGAGCAGAACCTATCTCGATATGCTGGAAACCTATGCCCACAGCAAGAAAAAAAACAATAATGAGAAAGAGGCCTTCATGTTCATCAAGCAGAAGATAGACTCGGCAAAATGGTTTATCGACGCAATCAGGCAGCGGCAAAATACCCTTTATGTCACCATGCATGCCATAATGGAATACCAGAAAGATTACTTTCTCACCGGTGATGAAACCAAGCTACACCCGATGATTCTTAAAGATATTGCTGAAATTGTCAGTTTGGATATTTCGACAATCTCACGTGTAGCTAACAGTAAATACGTTCAGACTCCATTTGGTACATTCCTGCTTAAAAGCTTCTTTTCCGAATCTTTACAAAATCAAAGTGGGGAAGAGGTTTCTACAAGAGAAATAAAGAAAATATTGACTGATT
This sequence is a window from Bacteroidota bacterium. Protein-coding genes within it:
- the rpoN gene encoding RNA polymerase factor sigma-54, whose translation is MLQQKLQQKLLQKLSPQQILLMKLLQIPTVALEQRIKQEIEENPALDETLDTADSEEENETQENEPIDNFEDSDEDKDKEENDRDSEEFSLTDYMDEDEIPAYRLQENNTSPDDERREIPFISTVSFQEYLISQIGMRALTEKQQSIALTIIGNLDDSGYIQRSIEAMADDLAFSQNITATKEEILEVLLVIQDFDPPGVGARNLQECLLIQLKRKKEEHPESPALQHAAFILERYFNEFTKRHYDKIIHKARITEEELKGAIEEILKLNPKPGDSLIEVSRSNFYIIPDFIIQNKDGGLELILNSKNVPELRLSRTYLDMLETYAHSKKKNNNEKEAFMFIKQKIDSAKWFIDAIRQRQNTLYVTMHAIMEYQKDYFLTGDETKLHPMILKDIAEIVSLDISTISRVANSKYVQTPFGTFLLKSFFSESLQNQSGEEVSTREIKKILTDCIDSEEKQKPLTDDQLTKILMEKGYNIARRTVAKYREQLDIPVARLRRELA